Proteins found in one Plasmodium knowlesi strain H genome assembly, chromosome: 12 genomic segment:
- a CDS encoding DNA topoisomerase 3, putative — MAPIHVLNVAEKPSVASAIANILSRGKMERKKSCSKYNPVFTFNYQRDNETWSMYVTSVTGHLTEQKFDDKYRNWLNTDPQVLFDAEITIYVENDKKTIENNLKRYSKFCNLLILWLDCDREGEHICFEVINTCFVMNRDLRIKRAQFSAVTEKDIIHAINNLKYPNRNLANSVDVRREIDLRMGSIFTRFLTIRYVHLIKTRTNIISYGPCQFPTLGFVVNRYMDIKNFVNEYYWSIKMQYLWEDAEKSGDESDGDSSAWRKKKTKRKKKNEKEKKNKGKKEDTNQNTIADFTWSRSRLYDHLAVVLIYEELLKNPLCRITNIYQNEVKKYRPLPLNTLQMTKLVSKHFHISSKQCMNIAEKLYNKGFISYPRTETNSFPISMNLRSIVSELKKNNIFGSYANKLCQGNNFKEPRKGKLNDKAHPPIHPVKNMQKTDGVEEKEWIIYEFICRHFLAVCSEDAIGFNSKVVATIGKEEFFCKGLKIVKKNYLEIYIYEKWNNKNIPPFEVNQEFHPYSLLVEEGITQPPKYLSESDLLSLMDKYGIGTDATMHEHIENIQKRNYVFKNSKNLFIPTNLGIALVLSYKKFKDIGIDLTDPSLRAKMEKDMTLVASGTKNKEETIRNYIDIMKYIYQEMFNRIDFLDEQIKYYLHNAAEVEHC, encoded by the coding sequence ATGGCTCCAATACATGTCTTGAACGTTGCGGAGAAGCCATCGGTTGCTTCGGCAATCGCTAACATTTTGAGcaggggaaaaatggaaaggaaaaaaagttgcagcAAATACAACCcagtgttcacatttaactacCAGAGGGATAACGAAACATGGTCTATGTATGTGACATCAGTGACTGGGCATTTAACGGAGCAAAAGTTTGACGACAAGTATCGAAACTGGTTAAACACAGACCCACAAGTCTTGTTCGACGCAGAAATTACTATTTACGTTGAAAATGATAAGAAGACaatagaaaataatttaaaaagatACTCCAAGTTTTGCAACTTGCTAATTTTATGGTTAGATTGTGATAGAGAAGGAGAGCATATCTGCTTTGAAGTGATAAACACCTGTTTCGTGATGAACAGGGATCTAAGAATTAAGCGGGCTCAATTTTCAGCTGTGACAGAGAAGGACATTATTCACGCCATTAACAATTTGAAGTATCCCAATCGGAATTTAGCTAACAGTGTAGATGTACGCAGAGAAATTGATCTAAGGATGGGTTCTATTTTTACTAGGTTCCTCACCATTAGGTATGTCCACTTGATTAAGACTCGCACAAATATTATTAGTTATGGCCCTTGCCAGTTCCCCACCCTGGGATTTGTCGTAAACAGATATATggacataaaaaatttcGTAAACGAGTACTACTGGTCGATCAAAATGCAGTACTTGTGGGAGGATGCAGAAAAATCAGGTGATGAATCAGATGGGGATTCCTCggcatggagaaaaaaaaaaacgaaaaggaaaaaaaaaaacgaaaaggaaaaaaaaaacaaggggaaaaaggaagacacGAATCAAAACACCATCGCCGATTTTACGTGGTCCAGGTCCAGGTTGTATGATCACCTGGCTGTAGTCCTTATTTACGAAGAGTTGCTAAAAAACCCTCTATGTAGgataacaaatatatatcaaAACGAAGTGAAGAAATATCGTCCCCTTCCGCTGAACACACTTCAAATGACCAAGTTGGTATCTAAGCATTTCCACATATCCTCAAAACAGTGCATGAACATTGCGGAAAAGTTGTATAATAAAGGGTTCATTAGCTACCCGAGGACAGAAACCAATTCCTTCCCAATCTCTATGAATTTACGAAGCATTGTGTCGGAgcttaagaaaaataatattttcggATCCTATGCGAATAAATTATGTCAAGGTAACAATTTTAAGGAACCCAGAAAAGGTAAGCTAAATGATAAAGCACACCCACCTATACACCCCgttaaaaatatgcaaaagaCAGATGGGgtagaagagaaagaatggATCATTTATGAATTTATCTGTAGACATTTCTTAGCTGTATGTAGTGAGGATGCAATTGGATTTAACAGCAAAGTGGTTGCCACCATTGGAAAGGAGGAATTCTTTTGTAAGGgattaaaaattgtaaaaaaaaattacctggaaatttatatatacgaaaaatggaataataaaaatattccgCCCTTTGAAGTTAACCAAGAGTTCCATCCATACAGCTTGCTAGTAGAAGAAGGAATCACACAGCCTCCGAAATACCTCTCTGAATCTGACTTACTCTCCCTTATGGATAAGTATGGAATAGGGACTGATGCGACTATGCATGAACATATAGAAAATATCCAGAAAAGAAATTACGTCTTTAAGAATAgtaaaaatttgttcattccaACTAACTTGGGGATTGCTCTTGTGTTGTCCTACAAGAAATTTAAGGACATTGGAATTGACTTGACGGATCCCTCGCTTCGCGCAAAGATGGAGAAGGATATGACGCTAGTTGCGTCTGGCACGAAGAATAAGGAAGAAACTATACGCAACTATATAGACATAATGAAGTATATTTATCAGGAGATGTTCAATCGGATAGACTTTCTGGATGAGCAGATTAAGTATTACTTACATAATGCCGCGGAAGTAGAGCactgctaa
- a CDS encoding nucleoside transporter 1, putative, translating to MSISKESSNTMIDIERKAGEGKEGEDVSKWSKNERFLFPLTFILIGLGSLNVWNTALGLNINFKYNTFQITGLVCSSIIALFIKVPKILLPFTLGGLAALCAGFQVAHQFFTAEQFDTYCLMAFIIIGIMAGLTQTIAFSVGTTMKENMGGYISAGFGISGVFIFIINLLLDQIVPNTKKYGVNEAKLLYLFIICEVCLLLAIIFSVCNLELSSSKASKEEEYNDKEAGLSYWELIKDSYKAILAMFLVNWLSLQLFPGVGHKKWQQSHNISDNKVTLIVGMFQVFDFISRYPPNLSHMKIFKCFTFSLNKLLVLNFLRLLFIPWFIINAACEHPFFNNIVQQCICMAMLAFTNGWFNTVPFLVFVQELKKAKKKKDIETIATLLVVAMFVGLFMGIWTTYIYDLFPIVIERPVVP from the coding sequence ATGAGTATAAGCAAAGAATCATCCAACACCATGATTGACATTGAGAGGAAGGctggagaagggaaggaaggtgaAGATGTATCTAAATGGAGCAAGAATGAAAggttcctttttccattaacGTTTATCCTAATTGGTCTCGGTTCATTAAATGTATGGAACACAGCTTTGGGcttaaatataaattttaaatacAACACATTTCAAATAACCGGTTTAGTATGTTCCTCCATAATAGCCCTATTCATAAAGGTGCCAAAGATATTATTGCCGTTCACTTTAGGAGGGTTAGCAGCATTGTGTGCAGGGTTCCAAGTAGCTCATCAATTCTTTACCGCCGAGCAATTTGATACCTATTGCCTAATGGCCTTCATAATTATTGGAATAATGGCAGGATTGACCCAAACCATTGCATTCAGTGTTGGAACAACgatgaaagaaaatatgGGTGGGTACATCTCAGCAGGCTTCGGTATTTCGGGAGtctttatatttataataaatttgttaCTAGATCAAATTGTGCCGAACACCAAGAAGTATGGAGTAAATGAAGCCAAGTTGTTGTATCTGTTCATCATTTGTGAAGTTTGTCTGCTCTTGGCCATCATATTTAGTGTATGTAACTTAGAGCTATCTTCTAGCAAGGCATCCAAAGAGGAAGAATACAATGACAAGGAAGCAGGACTCTCCTACTGGGAATTAATTAAAGACAGTTACAAAGCCATCTTAGCCATGTTCCTAGTGAATTGGCTCTCTCTACAACTATTTCCAGGTGTAGGACACAAGAAATGGCAACAAAGTCACAACATTTCAGATAATAAGGTTACGTTAATTGTGGGAATGTTTCAAGTGTTCGATTTTATCAGTCGATATCCTCCAAATTTGAGccatatgaaaatttttaaatgcttTACCTTTTCCCTTAACAAATTACTTGTCCTTAACTTCCTtcgtcttctttttattccttggTTTATTATCAATGCCGCCTGTGAACATCCCTTCTTCAACAACATTGTTCAGCAGTGTATTTGTATGGCCATGCTCGCCTTCACCAATGGATGGTTCAATACTGTGCCCTTTTTGGTCTTCGTCCAAGAACTTAAGAAAgccaagaagaagaaagacaTCGAAACCATTGCAACCTTACTTGTCGTTGCTATGTTTGTTGGATTGTTTATGGGAATTTGGACCACCTACATTTATGATTTATTCCCCATTGTTATCGAGAGACCAGTAGTACCATAA